The sequence GCCGAGCCGGACTACGAGACCTCCTGGCCCGTCCACTGCGTGGCCGGGACCGAGGGCGTGGGCTTCCACCCGAACTTCGCCCCCGCCGTGGCCTCGGGAGCCGTCTCCGCCGTCTTCGACAAGGGCGCGTACGAGGCCGCGTACAGCGGTTTCGAGGGCGCCGACGAGAACGGCACGACACTCGGCCAGTGGCTGCGGGACCGGAACGTCACCGAGGTGGACGTGGTCGGGATCGCCACCGATCACTGCGTGAAGGCCACCGCCCTCGACGCCTCCCGCGCCGGCTTCGGCACCCGGGTCCTGCTGGACCTGACCGCCGCCGTGGCCCCGCACACGACCGCACGGGCCCTGGACGAGCTCCGTACGGCCGGTGTGAAGCTCGTCGGCGGCCGCGCCGACCAGGCCCCCTAGGACGCCTCGGGCGCCCCTACGTGCCCAGCAGGGCGCGGATGGGGTGCCAGAGCTCCTGCGCGCGGTCCGGTGCGCCGCGCCAGAGCAGGCCGTCCGGGTGGTGCAGGACCGCCGTGACCTCGTCCGGGGTCGGCGGGTGCGCGTTGCCCCGCAGGTACACCGCCCGCATTCCGAGGTTCCGCAGCCTGGTCAGGGCGCGGGCCCGGTTCGCGGCGTGCACCAGCACGCGGACATTTCCACCTTCTCCGGACGGCCTCGGCAGTGTGAGCGCAACCACCACACTGCCGCCCGGCAACCTCACGAAACCGCCGCCTGGCATCGCTGTCATCTCCCCCGTCAATAAGAAACTCGTACCGGGCATCTAAACGCGAACGGCCGCCGCCCGCTAGGGGGCGACGGCCGATCATGCTTTGACCTGCGGTTTTAACGAGTTACTTCGAGGAGGGGCCGACCTCGATGGTCATGACCTCGCCGTCGTAGGACTCCTTCAGGATCTTGATCTTGGTGTTGGTGTCAGTGACCTTCACCGATCCGGTCGGGTTCTCGTCGTAGTAGTACTTGCCCTTGTGGTCGTCGAAGACCAGGTTCGCGGGCTTCGGCTTGAGGAAGAGCTCCTCGCCGTTCTTGTGCAGGGTGAACGCATCCGTGGAGTACGCGCTGAAGGTGGCGTCGTACGGCTGGATCTTGTTGCGGAGCAGCGTGCCGTCCGCCCACTTCATGGGCTTGGCGTTGGCGTCGATCGGGAGGATCAGACCCTGGCCCGGGTGGACGCTGGTGTTGTTGTCCTTCTGGCTGGTGTCCCACTGCCAGATGAGCAGACCGTCCTGGTACGGGTAGTGCTCGACCCAGTCCGGCTTGGTGTTGCCGAAGCCGAAGTTGTACGGGCCCACCTTGAGGGTGGAGTCGGACGACACGTAGCGGCGGTTCTCCGCGATGTAACGCTGCGCGTACTCCTTGGAGAAGTCGGCGCCGATGCGCGAGAAGCCCTTGCCGGTCCAGCCGTTGTCGCCGTTCTCGGCGCCGTCGGTGAACAGCGCGGAGCCGTCCGCGGTCAGGGAGATGGCGTCGGCCGCGAAGCCCTTGCCGCCCGCGCCGCCGTCCGTCTGGTAGCGGAAGCGGAGGTCGACCTTCTTGCCCGCGTAGGCGTCGAGCGGGAAGTTCAGCGACTTCCAGGCACCCGAGACACCGGTGAGCGACGGGCTGCCGGAGGCGTCGACCGGGAGGGCCGTGCCGTCGGCGGTGCCGGCCAGCGCGGTCCAGGTGGCGCCGCCGTCCGTGGACACCTCGGTGTAGAGGTAGTCGTAGTCGGCCTCGATGTCCCACCAGCCCTTGAGGGACAGGGCGGCGGACTTCTTGCCGGTCAGGTCGACCGAGCGGGTCAGGGTGTTCTTGAGGTCGTCACCCATGTTGCTCCACCACTGGGTGGAGCCCTCGGCCGGCTTGACGACCTCGGTCTTGACCTGCTTCTTCGGCAGCTCGACGACCAGCGCCTGCTTGTCCTTGGTGTTGAACGCCGACACGCCCAGCTTGTGGGTGGACTTCGTCGCGGCCTTGGCCGTGTCGTAGTTCAGCCAGCCCAGCTGGAGCTTGTCCCAGGCGGTCATGTCGCCCGGGGTGTCACCGATGGAGTCCTTGCCCTTGCCGAGCCAGGAACCGGCCGACATCAGGGACCAGAAGCCGACGCTGTTGTCGCCGCCACCGGTGGTGTCGTAGAGGTCCGGCAGACCGAGGTCGTGACCGTACTCGTGCGCGAAGACACCGAGGCCGCCGTTCTCGGGCTGCATCGTGTAGTCGCCGACCCAGATGCCGGTGCTGCCGATCTGGGTGCCGCCGGCCTTGTTGTTGTCCGGGCCGGTCTTGCCCGCCGCGGTGCCGTAGGCGTACCAGCGGTGCGCCCACAGCGCGGTCGTGCCCTGAACGCCGCCACCGGCCGACTCGTCCTCGCCCGCGTGGACGATCTGGAAGTGGTCGATGTAGCCGTCGGGCTCGTTGAAGTTGCCGTCGTTGTCGAAGTCGTAGCGGTCCCACTGGTCGTACTGGGACAGCTGCGCCTTGATCTGGGCGTCGGTCTTGCCGGCCTTCTTCTGGGCCTCCGACCATGCGGTGACGCCGTCCTTGACGGTGTCCCACACGTTGGAGCAGTTGGTCTGGCCGCAGTAGTTGGAGCCGTAACGGCCCTCGTTGTACGGGACCTTGACCCAGTCGGCGACCTCGCCCTCGACCGAGTAACGGCCCGAGGAGGTCTTCTCGTAGTAGGTCTTCAGCGACTCCTTGCCCTGACCCGTCGCGAAGTACAGGTCCTGGAAGTACTGACGGCTGAAGTCCTTGCGCCAGGCGGTGCTGTTGTCCTTGGCGCGGTCAGGCTGGGCGATCGTGTTGTGCAGCGGACCGGGGGTACCGCCGTACTTGGGCGCCTCGGGCTTGGGGCCCGGGCCGTCCGGGTCGTACATGGTCGTGTTGTCGACCTGGTCGCCGAACTCGACGAGGATCGTGAAGATCTTGTCGGTCTTCTCGCGGCCGAGCTCGACGTACTTCTTGTCGTCGAGCTTGACGACCTTGGAGGCGCCACGCTGCTCGACGCCCTTCTTGCCGGTCAGGACCTGGTCCAGGGCGGCCGCGCGCTGCTTGGCCTGCTGGTCGCTGAACGGGCCCTTGAGGTCGTGCTCGACGACCTTCGAAGGCGAGGTCGGGTCCTGCCGGTCGGCCGCCGGGGCGGCCGGAGCCTTACCCTCGGCCTGAGCCGCGGTAACGGTGAAGAAGGTGGCGCTTGTCGCACAAGCGGCCATGGTCACGGTGACAGCGGCAGCGCGTATCGCACGCCGTCTGGCGGAATTGCTGGTCACTTGATGTCGTTCCCCTCCCGCGGCCGCAACGTTGGTCGGAACTTCTCCATAGGAGCGGGGGGTTCCGCGCGGCGCGCGTCTCAAGTGACGACATTTGACCGGAGGGAAGCAAGAAAAGACAGACCTTGACTTGACCCTTACAACTGCACTATGCGGTCAGGGAGTTCCGCTATCCGGACGTTCCACAGCCATACGGGGCGAAGGGCCCTTCCCGACCCCGCCGGCGGTCCGTCCCGTCCCCCTTTCTCCCCCTGCCGTCACCCCGCCGTCGCCCGGAAAATGATCCCGTGCGCCCCCTGTGCTCCGGCACCGTGTGTTAGGTCACGCTTACCGGCGGTCCGACTCGGGCATCTCCCGTCATAGAGTCACTTGACGCGCGAACTGGTTGAGCCGACTCCCCCTCCCCTCACCGAGGACGGATATCGCCATGCCGCGTCCGACTGCCGCACAGCTCGCGTACGGGTCCGCCACGGTCGTCGTGTCGACGATCGCCATGCTGCTGCTCTCCCGGACGAGCACCGGGCTCGGCGTCGCGGTCATCTCCGCCGCCGCGCTCGCCCTGGGTCTGCTCGTCGCGCTCACCGTGCCCCTGCCGCGGCGCCGTGGCCGCCACGCGGCGCGTACGGGCGCCTCCCGGGCCGCCGCCGGCCCCGTCGCCCAGGAGGGCGCGACAGGGGACGCCCGGGTGCCCGAGCCCCGGACGGCTTCGGCCGAACACCCCGTACACCACTGACGATCGACGCCGGACGCGGCGCGGGCGGCCTCCCCGGAGGGAGGCCGCCCGTGTGGCGATGCGTCATGTCTAGCCGGTGGCCTGGACCACCACGGTCTTGGCGACCTTGTCGTGCAGGCCCTGCTTGTAGGGCTTGTCGACCAGGATCGAGACGACCAGCGCGATCGGCCACAGGCAGGCGCAGCAGATCAGGGTCGGCAGCCAGAGCACGGCGGCGCGCGACAGGGCGGCGTTGGAGTTCGGCACGCTGCCGTCGTTGAGCATCGCGACGCGCAGGCGCATCGCCTTCTTGCCGACCGTCTGGCCGTTCTTCTTGGTGAACCACCAGTCGTAGCCGACGTACGCGATGATCGAGATCAGGGTCATGATCAGGCCGCTGCCGCTGTAGGACTTGCTGAAGACATCGCCGATGTCCTCGCCCTGGTCGGTGTCGTACCGGTAGCGGTTCGCGCCGAACGCCCACTGGATGAGGGCCAGCGGAATGGCGATGATCACGACGTCGATGATGCGCGCGAGGAGCCGCTTGCCGAAGTCGGCGAGCGGGGGCATCCCGGCGAGCGGATCGGGCATGCCGTAGCCGCCGCTCCCGCCGTACGGGTCCCCGCCACCGCCGTACGGGGGCGGAGGGGGCGGGTATCCCCCGCCACCGCCCGGACCGCCGGGCGGACCTCCGGGCGGGGGCGGCGGACCACCGCTGCCGGGGGGCGGCGAGCCGTACGGCGAACCGCCCGACGGAGGCGTCGGTTCCTGGGGCTTCTTGAGGAACGGGTCGTCCTCGGGCGGCTGGCCCGGCGGTTGGTCGGTACTCATGGCCCGAGTCGAACCCGGCTCCGACGGCCTCGCAACGGGACCGCGTCCATTCGGGGGCAGGAGCCGTCCCAGGGGCCCGGCGGGGCCCTGCGGGCGCGCTCAGCGGGCCACGTACGTCCGGGCCGCCTTGTCGTGCCAGGCCTGGCGGCGCGGGCGGTCCACGAGGCACCAGAGGCTGCCCGGAAGGCCGAGGAAGGCGTACACCAGCCACCGGCGCAGGGCCGCGCCGAAGGTGGGCGGGCGCAGGGTGGCGGTGGCCAGGACCCGGACGC comes from Streptomyces virginiae and encodes:
- a CDS encoding nicotinamidase, with protein sequence MHRALIVVDVQNDFCEGGSLAVTGGADVAAAVTEYIGQATPAYRHVVATRDHHVDPGSHFAHPPAEPDYETSWPVHCVAGTEGVGFHPNFAPAVASGAVSAVFDKGAYEAAYSGFEGADENGTTLGQWLRDRNVTEVDVVGIATDHCVKATALDASRAGFGTRVLLDLTAAVAPHTTARALDELRTAGVKLVGGRADQAP
- a CDS encoding RDD family protein, which codes for MSTDQPPGQPPEDDPFLKKPQEPTPPSGGSPYGSPPPGSGGPPPPPGGPPGGPGGGGGYPPPPPPYGGGGDPYGGSGGYGMPDPLAGMPPLADFGKRLLARIIDVVIIAIPLALIQWAFGANRYRYDTDQGEDIGDVFSKSYSGSGLIMTLISIIAYVGYDWWFTKKNGQTVGKKAMRLRVAMLNDGSVPNSNAALSRAAVLWLPTLICCACLWPIALVVSILVDKPYKQGLHDKVAKTVVVQATG
- a CDS encoding immune inhibitor A domain-containing protein, giving the protein MAACATSATFFTVTAAQAEGKAPAAPAADRQDPTSPSKVVEHDLKGPFSDQQAKQRAAALDQVLTGKKGVEQRGASKVVKLDDKKYVELGREKTDKIFTILVEFGDQVDNTTMYDPDGPGPKPEAPKYGGTPGPLHNTIAQPDRAKDNSTAWRKDFSRQYFQDLYFATGQGKESLKTYYEKTSSGRYSVEGEVADWVKVPYNEGRYGSNYCGQTNCSNVWDTVKDGVTAWSEAQKKAGKTDAQIKAQLSQYDQWDRYDFDNDGNFNEPDGYIDHFQIVHAGEDESAGGGVQGTTALWAHRWYAYGTAAGKTGPDNNKAGGTQIGSTGIWVGDYTMQPENGGLGVFAHEYGHDLGLPDLYDTTGGGDNSVGFWSLMSAGSWLGKGKDSIGDTPGDMTAWDKLQLGWLNYDTAKAATKSTHKLGVSAFNTKDKQALVVELPKKQVKTEVVKPAEGSTQWWSNMGDDLKNTLTRSVDLTGKKSAALSLKGWWDIEADYDYLYTEVSTDGGATWTALAGTADGTALPVDASGSPSLTGVSGAWKSLNFPLDAYAGKKVDLRFRYQTDGGAGGKGFAADAISLTADGSALFTDGAENGDNGWTGKGFSRIGADFSKEYAQRYIAENRRYVSSDSTLKVGPYNFGFGNTKPDWVEHYPYQDGLLIWQWDTSQKDNNTSVHPGQGLILPIDANAKPMKWADGTLLRNKIQPYDATFSAYSTDAFTLHKNGEELFLKPKPANLVFDDHKGKYYYDENPTGSVKVTDTNTKIKILKESYDGEVMTIEVGPSSK